Proteins found in one Oribacterium sp. oral taxon 102 genomic segment:
- a CDS encoding choline-binding protein, with protein sequence MVRKIGTMVLAGAMILSMSMTALAANSPSKGRGGSSAVGKSSVATVSSGAGSSTTSRAETEGAWKLEGNTWRFKKSDGSDWKGSWIVSKHQWYYLDADGNMVQGWKQINGVWYYFSASVSTNQPVGSCYLDRITPDGYRVDANGAWIK encoded by the coding sequence ATGGTGCGGAAGATTGGAACAATGGTGCTGGCAGGCGCGATGATTCTTTCCATGAGCATGACCGCGCTTGCGGCTAACAGTCCCAGCAAGGGCAGGGGGGGCAGCTCCGCTGTCGGCAAGTCAAGCGTGGCGACGGTAAGCAGCGGTGCCGGAAGCAGTACGACGAGCCGTGCAGAGACAGAGGGTGCATGGAAGCTGGAGGGAAATACATGGCGCTTTAAGAAGTCCGACGGATCGGACTGGAAGGGAAGCTGGATTGTATCGAAGCACCAGTGGTATTACCTTGACGCGGACGGCAACATGGTACAGGGCTGGAAGCAGATCAATGGGGTATGGTACTATTTTTCCGCTTCTGTGTCGACGAATCAGCCTGTCGGCTCCTGTTATCTGGACAGGATCACGCCGGATGGATATCGTGTAGATGCGAATGGCGCATGGATTAAGTAA
- a CDS encoding phosphopantothenoylcysteine decarboxylase domain-containing protein translates to MERKHPEINILITAGGTSEAIDSVRRITNTGSGRLGSLIADAFSAQEAVRQIFYVCARDAVRPHAERISCVTVQSVTDLRDAVNAILERHTIHCVIHSMAVSDYTVRAVSTTEALAAFLEEHASAPQNMQRALLDGMGETDLRKGGGKLSSQMKSPLLLLEQTPKILPLFREKLPEAVIIGFKLLHQVSEQTLLDTAHRLLVKNRCDFVLANDAAEIKGDHHHAFLMDSERRLSAFNTKQEIAAGIVGAAMETVARRKICK, encoded by the coding sequence ATGGAGAGAAAGCATCCGGAGATCAATATTCTGATTACGGCGGGAGGCACCAGCGAGGCGATCGACTCTGTGAGAAGGATCACCAATACCGGAAGCGGGAGACTGGGAAGCCTGATCGCAGACGCGTTCTCCGCACAGGAGGCGGTGCGGCAGATTTTTTATGTTTGCGCAAGGGATGCCGTCCGTCCCCACGCGGAACGGATAAGCTGTGTCACGGTACAGAGCGTCACCGATCTCCGGGACGCGGTCAACGCGATTCTGGAACGTCACACGATCCACTGTGTGATCCACAGCATGGCAGTCAGCGACTATACCGTCCGCGCGGTGTCTACGACAGAAGCCCTGGCAGCATTCCTGGAGGAGCATGCCTCCGCTCCTCAGAATATGCAGAGGGCGCTTCTGGACGGAATGGGGGAAACCGATCTCCGGAAAGGCGGCGGGAAGCTGTCCTCACAGATGAAGTCTCCCCTGCTCCTGCTGGAGCAGACGCCGAAGATCCTCCCCCTGTTTCGGGAGAAGCTGCCGGAGGCGGTGATCATCGGCTTCAAGCTGCTCCATCAGGTATCCGAGCAGACGCTTCTGGACACCGCACATCGCCTTCTCGTAAAAAACCGCTGCGATTTCGTGCTCGCCAATGACGCGGCAGAGATCAAGGGAGATCACCACCATGCCTTCCTGATGGATTCGGAAAGGAGGCTCTCTGCCTTTAATACGAAGCAGGAAATCGCAGCAGGGATCGTGGGAGCCGCTATGGAGACTGTCGCAAGGAGGAAAATCTGCAAATGA
- a CDS encoding extracellular solute-binding protein codes for MRGKWALQIGIAGMLAMLLAGCAGLQKEKGPIVLTLWHVYGGQTDSPLNRTIDRFNETRGRELGIQVQVTSVSNTNTIHEAVLSAARKEPGAAELPDMFVSYPKTVLSLPDQSILADYNDYFSAAELDAYLPAFLEEGKLDGRLVIFPVAKSTEILFINKTLFDRFAAETGAEERELATWEGLFRLAKRYAEWTDAKTPDIPNDGKSFFVHDYHFNYFQVGCESLGEHFFREGDAEGQLSFGPMFRRVWEPYADAALSGGVWLREGYATEPLRTGGAIVSVASSASVLYYEDVVTYGNNISEPIEVVARPVPVFEGGERLVMQRGAGFCMVKSSPERERAAAAFLKWLTEPVNNVEFVTKTGYMPVTEEAFRQLPEIVKGLENPKYRSLYRALAETERDYRFYVAPLLPNYLDLEMRFEKNVRLELSRARQAYHEAVGEGQYAGGDIAAQAEKERQLEQAYQNLLQMMG; via the coding sequence ATGAGGGGGAAATGGGCGCTGCAGATAGGGATTGCCGGAATGCTGGCTATGCTTCTCGCGGGCTGCGCGGGGCTTCAGAAGGAGAAGGGACCGATCGTGCTGACGCTCTGGCATGTATACGGCGGTCAGACGGATTCTCCACTGAATCGGACGATCGACCGCTTCAATGAGACCAGAGGCAGGGAGCTGGGGATACAGGTGCAGGTTACCAGCGTCTCCAATACCAATACGATTCACGAGGCGGTGCTTTCTGCGGCGAGGAAGGAGCCGGGGGCGGCGGAGCTTCCGGATATGTTCGTCTCCTATCCGAAGACGGTGCTGTCGCTGCCGGATCAGAGTATTCTGGCGGATTACAACGATTATTTCAGTGCAGCGGAGCTTGATGCATACCTTCCGGCGTTTCTGGAGGAGGGGAAGCTCGACGGGAGGCTTGTAATCTTCCCGGTAGCGAAATCAACGGAGATCCTCTTCATCAATAAGACCTTGTTTGACCGCTTCGCGGCAGAGACGGGAGCAGAGGAGCGTGAGCTCGCAACCTGGGAGGGGCTGTTCCGGCTGGCGAAGCGCTATGCGGAATGGACGGATGCGAAAACGCCGGATATTCCGAATGACGGTAAGAGCTTCTTCGTACATGACTACCATTTCAACTACTTTCAGGTCGGCTGCGAGTCACTCGGAGAGCATTTTTTCAGGGAAGGGGATGCGGAGGGGCAGCTCTCTTTCGGGCCAATGTTTCGGCGGGTCTGGGAGCCTTATGCCGATGCGGCACTTTCCGGCGGGGTTTGGCTGCGTGAGGGCTATGCGACGGAACCGCTTCGCACCGGCGGGGCGATCGTGAGCGTGGCGTCCTCTGCGAGTGTTCTTTACTATGAGGATGTCGTGACCTATGGGAATAATATTTCAGAGCCGATTGAGGTAGTAGCACGCCCGGTTCCGGTCTTCGAGGGCGGAGAGAGGCTGGTTATGCAGAGAGGTGCGGGCTTCTGCATGGTGAAGTCCAGCCCGGAACGGGAGAGAGCGGCGGCAGCATTTCTGAAATGGCTGACAGAGCCGGTAAATAATGTGGAATTCGTGACGAAGACAGGATATATGCCGGTGACGGAGGAGGCGTTCCGGCAGCTTCCGGAGATCGTAAAGGGCTTGGAAAATCCGAAATACAGAAGCCTCTATCGGGCGCTGGCGGAGACAGAGCGGGATTACCGCTTCTATGTCGCTCCACTGCTTCCGAATTATCTGGATCTGGAGATGCGCTTCGAAAAGAATGTGCGGCTGGAGCTGTCCAGAGCAAGGCAGGCTTACCATGAGGCGGTCGGAGAGGGGCAGTATGCCGGAGGCGACATCGCAGCGCAGGCGGAAAAGGAGCGGCAGCTGGAGCAGGCATATCAGAATTTGCTGCAAATGATGGGATGA
- a CDS encoding NAD(P)-binding protein, with the protein MNIPEYHELLVVGAGAAGMAAAAAASDSGIRDLVLIEKDYQPGGRLLREKNKKSGIRIFGTAIGNEAFRDRFLRFLSDYEVPLRCGIELLDIDSDQEGFLLKLEDEEGLPLEMHCRGLILASGDNAALRESLPAFVSELKREGAPIYFQTAGDLIEKCSLADEAAENGAQAGREAAGYLLKR; encoded by the coding sequence GTGAATATTCCTGAGTACCATGAGCTTTTGGTGGTAGGCGCCGGTGCGGCGGGGATGGCTGCCGCTGCGGCGGCCAGCGACAGCGGCATCCGGGATCTTGTCCTCATTGAGAAGGATTATCAGCCGGGAGGACGACTGCTCCGGGAGAAGAACAAGAAGAGCGGCATTCGGATCTTCGGCACAGCGATCGGCAATGAAGCGTTTCGGGATCGTTTCCTGCGCTTTCTTTCCGACTATGAGGTTCCGCTCCGCTGTGGGATAGAGCTCCTGGATATTGACAGCGATCAGGAGGGCTTCCTTCTGAAGCTGGAGGACGAGGAGGGGCTCCCGCTGGAGATGCACTGCCGGGGGCTGATTCTCGCATCCGGCGATAATGCGGCACTCAGAGAGAGCCTGCCCGCCTTTGTGTCAGAGCTGAAAAGGGAGGGTGCGCCGATCTATTTCCAGACTGCCGGAGACCTGATTGAGAAATGCAGTCTCGCCGATGAAGCCGCGGAGAATGGTGCGCAGGCAGGCAGAGAGGCAGCGGGGTATCTTCTGAAGCGTTGA
- a CDS encoding CpsD/CapB family tyrosine-protein kinase, with amino-acid sequence MNQTVLQLQALSEADDFRYIEAIKTLRTNILLSGSNVRRILLSSTAPNEGKSTLSLALARAFAESGRRTLLLDADIRKSMFTVRHQIHRETIGLSQLLSGQGSLEDGIYTTNVENLDVILPGPYSPSPTELFEDEMCGKLFRYIEEQNYDFVIIDSPPLGSVIDAAILSRYADGAALVVESEVTTKRLFSRVKAQLDRTGVRFLGVILNRVKMDKGSYYGNYYGYYKKYGTYDYGPKNEEGEKHPGKSRGRMSAGSRKEAGRG; translated from the coding sequence ATGAATCAGACAGTATTGCAGCTTCAGGCTCTTTCAGAGGCGGATGATTTTCGCTATATAGAGGCGATCAAGACATTGCGGACCAATATTCTGCTCTCCGGCTCCAATGTCCGCAGGATTCTTCTCAGCAGCACGGCGCCGAACGAGGGAAAGAGCACGCTGTCCCTGGCGCTGGCGAGAGCGTTTGCGGAGAGCGGCAGACGCACCCTCTTGTTGGATGCAGATATCCGAAAATCCATGTTTACGGTCCGTCATCAGATTCACAGAGAGACGATCGGGCTTTCTCAGCTCCTTTCCGGGCAGGGAAGTCTGGAGGATGGAATCTATACGACAAATGTCGAGAATCTGGATGTGATTCTGCCCGGTCCCTATTCTCCCTCCCCGACAGAGCTGTTTGAGGACGAGATGTGTGGGAAGCTGTTCCGCTATATCGAAGAGCAGAACTATGATTTTGTCATCATTGACTCTCCTCCGCTTGGCTCTGTCATCGACGCGGCGATCCTGTCCCGCTATGCAGACGGCGCGGCACTGGTCGTAGAGAGTGAGGTGACGACGAAGCGGCTGTTCTCGCGGGTAAAGGCGCAGCTGGATCGCACAGGTGTCCGTTTCCTCGGTGTGATTTTAAACCGCGTGAAGATGGATAAGGGAAGCTACTACGGGAACTATTACGGATATTACAAAAAATACGGGACGTACGACTATGGACCGAAAAATGAGGAAGGGGAGAAGCATCCTGGAAAATCGCGCGGCCGTATGTCTGCAGGGAGCAGGAAAGAAGCAGGCAGGGGATGA
- a CDS encoding flavoprotein, whose amino-acid sequence MKKNIILGITGSIAAYKAADIANTLNKEGRSVHTIMTRAGTEFITPLTLQTLTKNKVYTDLFAPCAPSEVEHISLAQRADLLLVAPASANFIAKAAAGIADDMLSTVLLAVRGIPILIAPAMNTAMYENPLTQRNIRTLKELGFCFIEPREAMLACGSLGKGALADTEQILSAVREALGE is encoded by the coding sequence ATGAAAAAGAACATCATTCTCGGCATCACCGGAAGCATCGCCGCCTATAAAGCCGCCGACATCGCCAATACCCTGAATAAGGAGGGCCGCAGCGTCCATACCATCATGACCAGAGCAGGTACAGAGTTTATCACACCCCTCACCCTGCAAACGCTGACGAAAAACAAGGTCTATACCGATCTGTTCGCGCCCTGTGCTCCCTCCGAGGTGGAGCATATTTCACTGGCACAGCGCGCCGATCTGCTGCTGGTCGCCCCGGCAAGCGCGAATTTCATCGCCAAGGCTGCCGCGGGCATCGCCGACGATATGCTGAGCACCGTGCTGCTGGCTGTACGGGGAATTCCGATCCTGATCGCGCCCGCAATGAACACCGCAATGTACGAAAACCCGCTGACACAGCGGAATATCCGAACCCTGAAAGAGCTTGGGTTCTGCTTCATCGAGCCCCGCGAGGCGATGCTCGCCTGCGGATCGCTTGGAAAGGGGGCACTGGCGGATACAGAGCAGATCCTCTCCGCAGTCCGGGAGGCACTGGGAGAATGA
- a CDS encoding polya polymerase encodes MKIENVNNVEGLFNVLNSCEGLVELVSREGDRINLKSKLSQMLMMSKMLDTAYIKELELIVHEPQDMKRVVEFMMSDAHTS; translated from the coding sequence ATGAAAATCGAGAATGTAAATAATGTAGAGGGTCTCTTCAATGTACTGAATTCCTGCGAGGGATTGGTAGAGCTGGTGTCCAGGGAGGGAGACCGCATCAACCTGAAGTCGAAGCTGAGCCAGATGCTGATGATGTCGAAGATGCTGGATACCGCTTATATCAAGGAGCTGGAGCTGATCGTGCATGAGCCGCAGGATATGAAGCGCGTCGTAGAGTTTATGATGAGCGACGCACATACGAGCTGA
- the rpiB gene encoding ribose 5-phosphate isomerase B gives MKIVIGNDHAAVEMKQEIMQYLLGKGIEVLNVGTDSRESYDYPRAGFQVARAVAAKEADCGIAICGTGIGISLAANKVQGIRAFACSEPYSAEMAKRHNDANVLCFGARVVGIELAKKIVDAYLDAKFEGGRHQRRVDLIMDIERNGGLSPES, from the coding sequence ATGAAAATCGTGATTGGCAATGACCATGCAGCTGTAGAAATGAAGCAGGAGATCATGCAGTATCTTCTGGGCAAGGGGATAGAAGTTCTCAATGTCGGCACAGACAGCCGTGAGAGCTATGATTACCCGAGGGCAGGCTTTCAGGTCGCCCGTGCAGTAGCTGCCAAAGAGGCGGACTGCGGCATCGCGATCTGCGGCACCGGGATCGGCATTTCCCTCGCTGCGAACAAGGTTCAGGGCATCCGTGCTTTCGCATGCAGTGAGCCCTACTCCGCTGAGATGGCGAAGCGTCACAATGATGCCAATGTCCTATGCTTCGGCGCCAGAGTCGTGGGAATCGAGCTCGCGAAGAAGATCGTCGATGCCTACCTCGATGCGAAATTCGAGGGCGGCCGCCACCAGCGCCGTGTCGATCTCATTATGGATATCGAAAGGAACGGCGGACTCTCTCCGGAGAGCTGA
- a CDS encoding CpsB/CapC family capsule biosynthesis tyrosine phosphatase: MFDIHSHILPGLDDGARSMEESLQLLRRAAEQGESSVIATPHYSVERPTDPGAVCAKLAELRQAVVQDEARRGEKQTVFPPDFQLFSGNEVLYFDSIVEHLLQRRILTLMGSHFVLIEFYPRESYAAMLRAVRKLRYAGYYPVIAHAERFSALYEAGNGKGLEGLRASGAYIQLSTAPVGGFFLRRETRFIEEALRSGQAQFLGTDMHRIDTRPPELGRAVRWIRKHCGNAEALLTENAERMKRDEDFL; encoded by the coding sequence ATGTTTGACATTCATTCGCATATTCTGCCGGGGCTCGACGACGGAGCGAGAAGCATGGAGGAAAGCCTGCAGCTGCTCCGAAGGGCAGCCGAGCAGGGAGAGAGCAGTGTGATTGCGACGCCGCATTATTCTGTAGAAAGGCCGACAGACCCAGGGGCAGTCTGCGCGAAGCTTGCAGAGCTGCGGCAGGCGGTGGTACAGGACGAGGCACGGAGAGGGGAAAAGCAGACAGTATTTCCGCCGGACTTTCAGCTCTTCTCGGGGAATGAGGTTCTGTACTTTGACAGCATCGTGGAGCATCTTCTGCAGCGCAGGATCCTGACGCTGATGGGCTCACATTTTGTTCTGATCGAATTTTACCCGCGGGAAAGTTATGCCGCCATGCTTCGGGCAGTCCGAAAGCTGCGATATGCAGGCTATTATCCTGTGATTGCACATGCAGAGCGTTTTTCTGCGCTGTATGAAGCAGGGAATGGAAAGGGGCTGGAGGGACTGCGGGCATCCGGTGCGTATATCCAGCTCAGTACAGCTCCGGTCGGCGGCTTTTTCCTGCGCAGGGAGACGAGATTTATAGAAGAGGCGCTGCGAAGCGGACAAGCCCAGTTCCTGGGGACGGATATGCACCGGATTGACACCCGGCCGCCGGAACTTGGGAGAGCCGTGCGCTGGATTCGGAAGCACTGCGGCAATGCAGAGGCGTTGCTTACGGAAAATGCCGAACGGATGAAACGGGATGAGGACTTTCTCTGA
- a CDS encoding YveK family protein has translation MQETKGAAVREGRLEPLLEEEELEIDLRELFFAIRKRILYVLLAALLGGGLSFFVSRFVLTPMYTSTSMLYIMSKETTLTSLADLQIGAQLTKDYRVLVTSRTVMEKVIEALQLPMDYTELRNMIRLENPSDTRILNISVTDSSAEMAKQIADTVAECASDYIADIMEQNPPKIIEKGEISHTKTSPKTRMDVLLAMLVSACAVVAYVSLKTILDDTIKTEDDIQNSLRLPVLAVIPEKAAPGKGKAKTGKDKG, from the coding sequence ATGCAGGAAACCAAGGGGGCAGCAGTCAGAGAAGGCAGGCTGGAGCCGCTTCTGGAGGAAGAGGAGCTGGAGATTGATCTGCGGGAGCTTTTCTTTGCGATACGGAAAAGGATTCTGTATGTGCTGCTGGCGGCGCTGCTTGGCGGAGGTCTCAGCTTTTTCGTAAGCCGCTTCGTCCTGACGCCGATGTACACCTCGACCAGTATGCTGTATATCATGTCGAAGGAGACGACATTGACCTCTCTCGCGGATCTGCAGATCGGCGCCCAGCTCACGAAGGACTACAGGGTGCTGGTGACCAGCCGTACGGTCATGGAAAAGGTGATTGAAGCATTGCAGCTTCCTATGGATTATACAGAGCTTCGGAACATGATTCGTCTTGAAAATCCCTCCGATACCCGGATCCTGAATATCAGCGTAACGGATTCCAGTGCGGAAATGGCGAAGCAGATCGCGGATACGGTTGCGGAATGCGCGTCGGATTATATCGCGGATATCATGGAGCAGAATCCTCCCAAAATCATCGAAAAGGGCGAGATTTCGCATACAAAAACCTCTCCGAAGACCCGGATGGATGTGCTGCTGGCGATGCTGGTCTCTGCGTGTGCGGTGGTGGCATATGTTTCACTGAAGACGATACTGGATGATACGATCAAGACAGAGGACGATATTCAGAACAGTCTGAGGCTTCCGGTGCTTGCGGTCATCCCGGAAAAGGCCGCGCCTGGAAAGGGGAAAGCGAAGACAGGAAAGGATAAGGGATGA
- a CDS encoding RNA polymerase sigma factor, with protein MTDEAIVELYWNREERAIEESARHYGRYCHRIAKNILYSEEDSEECVNDTWLRAWDSIPPHRPSLFRAFLGKLCRNLALNRYEFLRAEKRGGGELPLALDELSDCIGRASELERLPDRMLLTDCLNRFLAQEEETSRRIFLRRYWYLCPVREIAEELGYTESKVKMSLLRARKRLRTLLEKEEITV; from the coding sequence ATGACGGATGAGGCTATCGTGGAGCTCTATTGGAACCGCGAGGAGCGCGCAATCGAGGAAAGCGCACGGCATTACGGCAGGTACTGCCACAGGATCGCGAAAAACATATTGTATAGTGAAGAGGATTCGGAGGAATGTGTGAACGACACCTGGCTGCGTGCATGGGACAGCATCCCGCCGCACCGTCCCTCGTTGTTCCGTGCCTTTCTGGGGAAGCTCTGCCGGAATCTCGCGTTGAACCGCTATGAATTTCTGCGTGCAGAGAAGCGGGGCGGCGGAGAGCTTCCGCTGGCGTTGGATGAGCTTTCGGACTGCATCGGCAGAGCCTCCGAGCTGGAGCGGCTGCCGGATCGAATGCTGCTTACGGACTGTCTGAACCGCTTCCTCGCACAGGAGGAGGAAACGAGCCGGAGGATCTTCCTGCGCCGTTACTGGTATCTCTGTCCTGTGAGGGAGATCGCGGAGGAGCTGGGCTATACGGAGAGTAAGGTGAAAATGAGTCTGCTTCGGGCGAGGAAGCGGCTTCGGACACTCTTGGAAAAGGAGGAAATCACAGTATGA
- a CDS encoding LCP family protein, producing MRTKRNARFIYGIVFLIFFGVAGAIFGRRLYRERQAAEVKYAVQEPGSAGEEKSSEEQTGENPADGSAQLLFNASELSYQGESYRRNTAVKAYLLIGIDREGSLEQEQGYMEEGNADGILVLAYDSANHRVKLLQIPRDSMVPIHITDERHQYTGTEIHQITLAFAYGDGSRRSCEYMEDAVCTLLNGLKMDGYMAVSLEMIRHLNDLIGGVTVEIASDDLIQFDPAFVRGRSVHLEGELAEKFVRARDITKPKTAEERMERQKQYVTAFERQALQEYKKNDRILVELFDSMQEHMITDMSKGEYLRIAMDILLNQEIGTEDFRMLPGEVNTSHFYEEFYTDNEGVNRLVLDTFFRKKA from the coding sequence ATGAGGACGAAGAGGAATGCACGATTCATTTATGGAATCGTGTTTTTGATTTTTTTCGGCGTGGCAGGTGCTATTTTTGGCAGGCGGCTTTACCGGGAGCGGCAGGCGGCAGAGGTGAAATACGCAGTGCAGGAACCGGGAAGTGCGGGCGAGGAAAAGAGCAGCGAGGAGCAGACGGGCGAGAATCCGGCAGATGGAAGCGCGCAGCTTTTGTTTAATGCCTCCGAGCTTTCCTATCAGGGGGAAAGCTATCGGAGAAATACGGCGGTGAAGGCATATCTTCTCATTGGAATCGACCGCGAGGGGAGTCTTGAGCAGGAGCAAGGGTACATGGAGGAGGGAAATGCCGACGGCATCCTCGTGTTGGCCTATGACAGTGCAAATCATCGTGTGAAGCTGCTGCAGATTCCGCGGGACAGCATGGTTCCGATTCATATAACGGATGAAAGGCATCAGTATACCGGAACGGAAATTCATCAGATTACACTGGCGTTCGCCTATGGAGATGGAAGCCGGAGGAGCTGTGAATATATGGAGGATGCGGTCTGTACACTGCTGAATGGTTTGAAAATGGATGGATACATGGCAGTGTCTCTGGAGATGATCCGCCATTTGAATGATCTGATCGGCGGCGTGACGGTGGAGATCGCTTCGGATGATTTGATACAGTTTGATCCTGCCTTTGTGAGAGGGCGGAGTGTGCATCTGGAGGGGGAGCTTGCGGAGAAATTCGTGCGTGCAAGAGATATTACGAAGCCGAAGACCGCAGAGGAGCGCATGGAGCGTCAGAAGCAGTATGTGACGGCATTTGAGCGTCAGGCGCTTCAGGAATACAAAAAGAATGACCGGATCCTTGTGGAGCTGTTCGATTCGATGCAGGAGCATATGATTACAGATATGTCGAAGGGAGAGTATCTCCGGATCGCCATGGATATCCTGCTTAATCAGGAAATCGGTACGGAAGACTTCCGCATGCTGCCGGGGGAAGTCAATACCTCTCATTTTTATGAAGAGTTTTATACAGACAATGAGGGCGTGAACCGGCTTGTTCTGGATACATTTTTCAGAAAAAAGGCTTGA
- a CDS encoding helix-turn-helix transcriptional regulator — protein MKAGRHGKVHSESEKPAFCQLLRALNAQSSSMRGKLLLYLCCLIFISSGILLLLLLGMGVFTESGRSLRQTLEVQLRNRSREMQERLAFYTGNGIYFSERLSRTLEQDILSYPYNIRALQNNAVQLEEMQERLYPLLENELNITRVSGVFAVFDATVNTKAPGAATSRSGIYLRLGNVSSSTAPENDIFLFRGHSELAMQKQIQLHNRWNMEFNTGEMEWYSQQLAEKSTRQDYLWIERHRLRDTWENGIFLSIPVVGSGGERYGLCGLEISELLFRLSYAAVESRYGDMVTVFAPLEGDQLLLPGGLIGERGDSYFDDGQPLRIEQGRRFNSYLGEGRHYLGMHQPFMEARDASGRQWALAVLLSYSDYQLQNARQRSRIIAAVAAFVLIMLLCSFVLSHHFVKPILRGLEALKTDAIHRENGGGSTGISELDALAEFLELKNAEYRNGGRTESGLPPEIKELFDRFVENSRTLTLSERNILSYYIRGYQIAEVPELACVSLNTVRKHNRSIYEKLGVRSRDELQLYLDLLKRCGRLSELEQPAERVREL, from the coding sequence ATGAAGGCTGGGAGACATGGAAAAGTGCATTCGGAGAGCGAAAAACCTGCTTTTTGCCAGCTGCTGCGGGCGCTCAATGCGCAGAGCAGCTCGATGCGCGGAAAGCTGCTCCTGTACCTCTGCTGTCTGATTTTCATAAGCAGCGGCATCCTGCTGCTCCTGCTGCTCGGAATGGGGGTCTTTACGGAGAGCGGGCGGAGCCTTCGGCAGACGCTGGAGGTACAGCTTCGGAACCGGAGCAGAGAGATGCAGGAGCGGCTCGCGTTCTATACGGGGAACGGGATTTATTTTTCCGAGCGGCTCAGCAGGACGCTGGAGCAGGATATTCTCAGCTATCCCTACAATATCAGAGCGCTGCAGAATAATGCCGTACAGCTGGAGGAAATGCAGGAGCGGCTCTATCCGCTTCTGGAAAATGAGCTGAATATTACCCGTGTAAGCGGCGTTTTCGCTGTTTTTGACGCGACGGTCAATACGAAGGCACCCGGCGCGGCGACATCTCGCAGCGGCATCTATTTACGACTCGGGAATGTCAGCAGCAGCACGGCACCGGAGAATGACATCTTCCTCTTTCGGGGTCATTCCGAGCTCGCGATGCAGAAGCAGATCCAGCTGCATAACCGCTGGAATATGGAGTTTAATACCGGCGAGATGGAATGGTATTCGCAGCAGCTCGCGGAGAAGAGCACGAGACAGGATTATCTCTGGATCGAGCGGCACAGGCTGCGGGATACCTGGGAGAACGGCATATTTCTGAGCATACCGGTGGTGGGGAGCGGCGGAGAGCGCTACGGTCTCTGCGGACTCGAAATCAGTGAGCTTCTGTTTCGGCTGAGCTATGCTGCGGTAGAGAGCCGGTACGGAGATATGGTCACGGTTTTCGCGCCGCTGGAGGGGGATCAGCTGCTTCTGCCCGGCGGGCTGATCGGAGAGCGGGGCGACAGCTACTTCGATGACGGGCAGCCGCTTCGGATTGAGCAGGGCAGGAGGTTTAACAGCTATCTGGGAGAGGGCAGACATTACCTCGGTATGCATCAGCCCTTTATGGAGGCGCGGGATGCTTCGGGCAGGCAGTGGGCGCTCGCGGTGCTGCTCTCCTATTCAGATTATCAGCTGCAGAACGCACGGCAGCGAAGCCGGATCATCGCAGCGGTAGCGGCATTTGTCCTGATCATGCTGCTCTGCTCCTTCGTTCTCTCGCATCATTTCGTGAAGCCGATTCTCAGAGGGCTGGAGGCTCTGAAGACGGATGCGATACATCGGGAGAATGGGGGCGGCAGTACCGGTATTTCAGAGCTCGATGCGCTGGCGGAGTTTCTGGAGCTGAAAAATGCGGAATACCGGAACGGAGGACGGACAGAGTCAGGGCTTCCGCCGGAAATCAAGGAGCTCTTCGATCGCTTCGTGGAAAACAGCCGGACGCTGACGCTGTCGGAGCGGAATATCCTTTCCTACTATATTCGGGGCTATCAGATCGCGGAGGTACCGGAGCTCGCCTGTGTCAGTCTGAATACGGTACGGAAGCATAACCGAAGCATCTACGAGAAGCTCGGCGTGCGCTCGCGGGATGAGCTGCAGCTCTACCTCGATCTCCTGAAGCGCTGCGGGAGGCTTTCGGAGCTGGAGCAGCCTGCGGAGCGTGTGCGGGAGCTATGA